Proteins found in one Phocoena sinus isolate mPhoSin1 chromosome 19, mPhoSin1.pri, whole genome shotgun sequence genomic segment:
- the MBOAT7 gene encoding lysophospholipid acyltransferase 7 isoform X1, translated as MSPEEWTYLVVLLISIPIGFLFKKAGPGLKRWGAAAVGLGLTLFTCGPHTLHSLVTILGTWALIQAQPCSCHALALAWTFSYLLFFRALSLLGLPTPTPFTNAVQLLLTLKLVSLASEVQDLHVAQRKEMASGFSKGPSLGLLPDVPSLMETLSYSYCYVGIMTGPFFRYRTYLDWLEQPFPGAVPSLRPLLRRAWPAPLFGLLFLLSSHLFPLEAVREDAFYARPLPARLFYMIPVFFAFRMRFYVAWIAAECGCIAAGFGAYPVAAKARAGGGPTLQCPPPSSPEKAASTEYDYETIRNIDCYGTDFCVRVRDGMRYWNMTVQWWLAQYIYKSAPARSYVFRSAWTMLLSAYWHGLHPGYYLSFLTIPLCLAAEGRLESAFRGRLSPRGQKAWDWVHWFLKMRAYDYMCMGFVLLSLGETLRYWASIYFCIHVLALVALGLGLALGGGSPSRRKTTPPATSLASGKLREE; from the exons ATGTCGCCTGAAGAATGGACATATCTAGTGGTTCTTCTTATCTCTATCCCCATCGGCTTCCTCTTTAAGAAGGCTG GACCTGGGCTGAAGAGATGGGGGGCAGCAGCTGTGGGCCTAGGGCTCACCTTGTTCACCTGTGGTCCCCACACTTTGCATTCTCTGGTCACCATCCTTGGGACGTGGGCGCTCATTCAGGCCCAGCCCTG CTCCTGCCACGCCCTGGCCCTAGCCTGGACCTTCTCATATCTGCTCTTCTTCCGAGCGCTCAGCCTGCTGGGCCTGCCCACTCCCACACCCTTCACCAATGCCGTCCAGCTGCTGCTGACACTGAAG CTGGTGAGTCTGGCCAGTGAAGTACAGGACCTGCACGTGGCCCAGAGGAAGGAAATGGCCTCAGGCTTCAGCAAGGGGCCCAGCCTGGGGCTGCTGCCTGACGTTCCCTCTCTGATGGAGACGCTCAGCTACAGCTACTGCTACGTGGGAATCATGACAG GCCCGTTCTTCCGCTACCGCACGTACCTGGACTGGCTGGAGCAGCCCTTCCCCGGGGCCGTGCCCAGCCTGCGGCCCCTGCTGCGGCGCGCCTGGCCGGCCCCGCTCTTCGGCCTGCTCTTCCTGCTCTCCTCCCACCTGTTCCCGCTGGAGGCCGTGCGTGAGGACGCCTTCTACGCCCGCCCGCTGCCCGCCCGCCTCTTCTACATGATCCCCGTCTTCTTCGCCTTCCGCATGCGCTTCTACGTGGCCTGGATTGCCGCCGAGTGCGGCTGCATTGCCGCCGGCTTCGGGGCCTACCCCGTGGCCGCCAAAGCCCGGGCCGGGGGCGGCCCCACCCTCCAATGCCCACCCCCCAGCAG tccGGAGAAAGCGGCTTCCACGGAGTACGACTATGAGACCATCCGCAACATCGATTGCTATGGCACAGACTTCTGCGTGCGCGTGCGGGATGGCATGAGGTACTGGAACATGACGGTGCAGTGGTGGCTGGCGCAGTACATCTACAAGAGCGCGCCCGCGCGCTCCTACGTCTTCAG gagcgCCTGGACCATGTTACTGAGCGCCTACTGGCACGGCCTGCACCCTGGCTACTACCTGAGCTTCCTGACCATCCCGCTATGCCTGGCAGCTGAGGGCCGGCTGGAGTCGGCCTTTCGGGGGCGGCTCAGCCCCAGGGGCCAGAAAGCCTGGGACTGGGTGCACTGGTTCCTGAAGATGCGGGCCTATGACTACATGTGCATGGGCTTTGTGCTGCTCTCGCTGGGCGAAACCCTGCGGTACTGGGCCTCCATCTACTTCTGCATCCACGTCCTGGCCCTGGTGGCCCTCGGGCTGGGGCTGGCTCTAGGTGGGGGCAGCCCCAGCCGGCGGAAGACCACGCCCCCCGCCACCAGCCTTGCCTCAGGAAAGCTTCGGGAGGAGTAA
- the MBOAT7 gene encoding lysophospholipid acyltransferase 7 isoform X3, which translates to MSPEEWTYLVVLLISIPIGFLFKKAGPGLKRWGAAAVGLGLTLFTCGPHTLHSLVTILGTWALIQAQPCSCHALALAWTFSYLLFFRALSLLGLPTPTPFTNAVQLLLTLKLVSLASEVQDLHVAQRKEMASGFSKGPSLGLLPDVPSLMETLSYSYCYVGIMTGPFFRYRTYLDWLEQPFPGAVPSLRPLLRRAWPAPLFGLLFLLSSHLFPLEAVREDAFYARPLPARLFYMIPVFFAFRMRFYVAWIAAECGCIAAGFGAYPVAAKARAGGGPTLQCPPPSSPEKAASTEYDYETIRNIDCYGTDFCVRVRDGMRYWNMTVQWWLAQYIYKSAPARSYVFR; encoded by the exons ATGTCGCCTGAAGAATGGACATATCTAGTGGTTCTTCTTATCTCTATCCCCATCGGCTTCCTCTTTAAGAAGGCTG GACCTGGGCTGAAGAGATGGGGGGCAGCAGCTGTGGGCCTAGGGCTCACCTTGTTCACCTGTGGTCCCCACACTTTGCATTCTCTGGTCACCATCCTTGGGACGTGGGCGCTCATTCAGGCCCAGCCCTG CTCCTGCCACGCCCTGGCCCTAGCCTGGACCTTCTCATATCTGCTCTTCTTCCGAGCGCTCAGCCTGCTGGGCCTGCCCACTCCCACACCCTTCACCAATGCCGTCCAGCTGCTGCTGACACTGAAG CTGGTGAGTCTGGCCAGTGAAGTACAGGACCTGCACGTGGCCCAGAGGAAGGAAATGGCCTCAGGCTTCAGCAAGGGGCCCAGCCTGGGGCTGCTGCCTGACGTTCCCTCTCTGATGGAGACGCTCAGCTACAGCTACTGCTACGTGGGAATCATGACAG GCCCGTTCTTCCGCTACCGCACGTACCTGGACTGGCTGGAGCAGCCCTTCCCCGGGGCCGTGCCCAGCCTGCGGCCCCTGCTGCGGCGCGCCTGGCCGGCCCCGCTCTTCGGCCTGCTCTTCCTGCTCTCCTCCCACCTGTTCCCGCTGGAGGCCGTGCGTGAGGACGCCTTCTACGCCCGCCCGCTGCCCGCCCGCCTCTTCTACATGATCCCCGTCTTCTTCGCCTTCCGCATGCGCTTCTACGTGGCCTGGATTGCCGCCGAGTGCGGCTGCATTGCCGCCGGCTTCGGGGCCTACCCCGTGGCCGCCAAAGCCCGGGCCGGGGGCGGCCCCACCCTCCAATGCCCACCCCCCAGCAG tccGGAGAAAGCGGCTTCCACGGAGTACGACTATGAGACCATCCGCAACATCGATTGCTATGGCACAGACTTCTGCGTGCGCGTGCGGGATGGCATGAGGTACTGGAACATGACGGTGCAGTGGTGGCTGGCGCAGTACATCTACAAGAGCGCGCCCGCGCGCTCCTACGTCTTCAGGTGA
- the MBOAT7 gene encoding lysophospholipid acyltransferase 7 isoform X2, whose translation MGGSSCGPRAHLVHLWSPHFAFSGHHPWDVGAHSGPALLVSLASEVQDLHVAQRKEMASGFSKGPSLGLLPDVPSLMETLSYSYCYVGIMTGPFFRYRTYLDWLEQPFPGAVPSLRPLLRRAWPAPLFGLLFLLSSHLFPLEAVREDAFYARPLPARLFYMIPVFFAFRMRFYVAWIAAECGCIAAGFGAYPVAAKARAGGGPTLQCPPPSSPEKAASTEYDYETIRNIDCYGTDFCVRVRDGMRYWNMTVQWWLAQYIYKSAPARSYVFRSAWTMLLSAYWHGLHPGYYLSFLTIPLCLAAEGRLESAFRGRLSPRGQKAWDWVHWFLKMRAYDYMCMGFVLLSLGETLRYWASIYFCIHVLALVALGLGLALGGGSPSRRKTTPPATSLASGKLREE comes from the exons ATGGGGGGCAGCAGCTGTGGGCCTAGGGCTCACCTTGTTCACCTGTGGTCCCCACACTTTGCATTCTCTGGTCACCATCCTTGGGACGTGGGCGCTCATTCAGGCCCAGCCCTG CTGGTGAGTCTGGCCAGTGAAGTACAGGACCTGCACGTGGCCCAGAGGAAGGAAATGGCCTCAGGCTTCAGCAAGGGGCCCAGCCTGGGGCTGCTGCCTGACGTTCCCTCTCTGATGGAGACGCTCAGCTACAGCTACTGCTACGTGGGAATCATGACAG GCCCGTTCTTCCGCTACCGCACGTACCTGGACTGGCTGGAGCAGCCCTTCCCCGGGGCCGTGCCCAGCCTGCGGCCCCTGCTGCGGCGCGCCTGGCCGGCCCCGCTCTTCGGCCTGCTCTTCCTGCTCTCCTCCCACCTGTTCCCGCTGGAGGCCGTGCGTGAGGACGCCTTCTACGCCCGCCCGCTGCCCGCCCGCCTCTTCTACATGATCCCCGTCTTCTTCGCCTTCCGCATGCGCTTCTACGTGGCCTGGATTGCCGCCGAGTGCGGCTGCATTGCCGCCGGCTTCGGGGCCTACCCCGTGGCCGCCAAAGCCCGGGCCGGGGGCGGCCCCACCCTCCAATGCCCACCCCCCAGCAG tccGGAGAAAGCGGCTTCCACGGAGTACGACTATGAGACCATCCGCAACATCGATTGCTATGGCACAGACTTCTGCGTGCGCGTGCGGGATGGCATGAGGTACTGGAACATGACGGTGCAGTGGTGGCTGGCGCAGTACATCTACAAGAGCGCGCCCGCGCGCTCCTACGTCTTCAG gagcgCCTGGACCATGTTACTGAGCGCCTACTGGCACGGCCTGCACCCTGGCTACTACCTGAGCTTCCTGACCATCCCGCTATGCCTGGCAGCTGAGGGCCGGCTGGAGTCGGCCTTTCGGGGGCGGCTCAGCCCCAGGGGCCAGAAAGCCTGGGACTGGGTGCACTGGTTCCTGAAGATGCGGGCCTATGACTACATGTGCATGGGCTTTGTGCTGCTCTCGCTGGGCGAAACCCTGCGGTACTGGGCCTCCATCTACTTCTGCATCCACGTCCTGGCCCTGGTGGCCCTCGGGCTGGGGCTGGCTCTAGGTGGGGGCAGCCCCAGCCGGCGGAAGACCACGCCCCCCGCCACCAGCCTTGCCTCAGGAAAGCTTCGGGAGGAGTAA